In a single window of the Osmerus eperlanus chromosome 4, fOsmEpe2.1, whole genome shotgun sequence genome:
- the ankrd33aa gene encoding ankyrin repeat domain-containing protein 33B — protein MATASHDPNLGAGPSDDSEISLDESESGSVLSDDSVMPDYEREDKPRGGSTPTLYEACLRNEALTLRRVLERGVTREEVMELDINGRNGLMLGVSKGYVDIVFGLYTCPMVDINHQDNDGNTALMIAAQAGFVTILNYILNYYPRVDLELRDTRGFTALIKASMQGRQDCVSALLMHGADINVVDSTKGKDIKDWALKTGRFEILQRLRRLHTRPVALQFCEDYAIEWPALKVLVAKATSSKSAGQKLAQSLKDNLTFSFPRDPQDDGVLDHMVRMTTSLHSPLVATGTRPLCPTSPPEIGKRRLAVPELVAKHSSKELEESSVCHGDGSIASITPIVVTTSGMSLTCCNGERRESIVSEATSHVRSYLPRILTQRNSVFPSGCIPKIQVTKSGEPTPKKEKKTKKQKGYLEPPVWKYKESKEEKKKERKKAEKEKSKQEKKDKQAKKKATK, from the exons ATGGCGACGGCGTCCCACGACCCCAACCTGGGCGCCGGCCCCTCGGACGACTCGGAGATCTCCCTCGACGAGTCGGAAAGCGGGAGCGTGCTGTCCGACGACTCTGTGATGCCCGACTACGAGCGCGAGGACAAGCCCAGGGGGGGGTCCACCCCCACGCTGTACGAGGCCTGCCTCAGGAACGAGGCCCTCACCCTCCGCAGGGTCCTGGAGAGAGGGGTCACCAGGGAGGAGGTCATGGAGCTGGACATCAACGGCAGG AACGGCCTGATGCTGGGCGTGTCGAAAGGCTACGTGGACATCGTGTTCGGCCTGTACACGTGTCCAATGGTGGACATCAATCACCAGGACAACGATGGGAACACCGCCCTCATGATCGCTGCTCAGGCCG ggtttGTCACCATCCTCAACTACATCTTGAACTATTACCCCAGGGTAGACCTGGAGCTGAGGGACACCCGCGGCTTCACTGCCCTCATCAAGGCCTCCATGCAGGGCCGCCAGGACTGTGTTTCTGCCCTGCTCATGCATG GTGCGGACATCAACGTGGTGGACTCCACCAAGGGGAAAGACATCAAGGACTGGGCCTTGAAGACCGGCCGCTTTGAGATCCTACAGAGGCTCCGACGCCTCCACACTCGGCCCGTCGCCTTGCAGTTCTGCGAAGACTACGCCATCGAGTGGCCCGCTCTGAAGGTGCTGGTGGCCAAGGCCACGTCCTCCAAGTCAGCGGGCCAGAAGCTGGCCCAGAGCCTCAAGGACAACCTGACCTTCAGCTTCCCCCGAGACCCCCAGGACGACGGGGTGCTGGACCACATGGTGCGCATGAccaccagcctccacagccccctggTGGCCACCGGCACCCGGCCCCTCTGCCCCACCAGCCCCCCGGAGATCGGCAAGCGCCGGCTGGCCGTGCCGGAGCTGGTGGCCAAGCACAGCagcaaggagctggaggagagctcCGTGTGCCACGGCGACGGCTCCATCGCCTCCATCACGCCCATCGTGGTGACGACCAGCGGCATGTCCCTGACTTGCTGCAACGGGGAGAGGCGAGAGAGCATCGTCTCCGAGGCCACGAGTCACGTCCGCAGCTACCTGCCCCGGATCCTGACCCAGAGGAACAGCGTGTTCCCCTCCGGCTGCATCCCCAAGATCCAGGTGACCAAGTCCGGGGAGCCCACCcccaagaaggagaagaagacgaAGAAGCAAAAGGGCTACCTGGAGCCGCCCGTGTGGAAGTACAAGGAGtccaaggaggagaagaagaaggagaggaagaaggcggagaaggagaagagcaaACAGGAGAAGAAGGATAAGCAGGCCAAGAAGAAGGCGACCAAGTGA